The Anaerolineae bacterium genome has a segment encoding these proteins:
- a CDS encoding ABC transporter ATP-binding protein yields the protein MPVAGQTSLRWIGFGLLTLALLVLPAAVGQFWSQTLTTIGLFALMGLGLNIVVGLAGLLDLGYVAFYAIGAYTMALLTSPASSMASNGNPAMSFWIALPISLIVAAFSGILLGIPVLRLRGDYLAIVTLGFGEIIRVLALSDLLKPWIGGPQGILETPAPQLFDLSLKDPRLLYYLLLAACLLGVFVSIRLNFSRIGRAWIAMREDEDVAQAMGINLVAAKLMAFSIGAALAGIGGAIFASRQGAIFPSDFTLFISINVLCLIIIGGIGSIPGTIVGALFLVGLPEVLREVDEFRILAYGFGLVIMMIVKPEGLLPSARRRMELHEHEAGGMAGTPTPISEVGGKA from the coding sequence ATGCCGGTCGCCGGGCAAACCTCGCTCAGATGGATTGGGTTTGGTTTACTGACCCTGGCCTTACTGGTATTGCCGGCTGCCGTCGGCCAATTCTGGTCGCAAACTTTAACCACCATTGGCCTGTTCGCGCTGATGGGCCTGGGCCTGAATATTGTGGTTGGCCTGGCCGGACTGCTGGACCTGGGCTATGTGGCCTTTTATGCCATTGGCGCATATACCATGGCCCTGCTCACCTCGCCCGCCTCTTCGATGGCCAGTAACGGCAACCCGGCGATGTCGTTTTGGATAGCCCTGCCCATCTCGCTGATTGTCGCGGCCTTTTCCGGTATTTTACTGGGTATTCCAGTGTTGCGGTTGCGGGGCGACTACCTGGCTATTGTCACTCTGGGCTTTGGCGAAATCATCCGGGTGCTGGCCCTGTCAGACCTGCTCAAACCCTGGATTGGGGGGCCGCAAGGTATTCTGGAAACGCCTGCCCCGCAGCTTTTTGACCTCAGTTTAAAAGACCCGCGCCTGCTCTACTATCTACTGCTGGCGGCTTGTTTGCTGGGCGTTTTTGTGTCAATCCGCTTGAACTTCTCCCGCATTGGCCGAGCTTGGATTGCCATGCGCGAGGACGAAGACGTGGCCCAGGCCATGGGCATTAACCTGGTGGCGGCCAAGCTAATGGCCTTTTCCATTGGCGCGGCGCTGGCCGGGATTGGCGGAGCCATTTTTGCCTCGCGGCAGGGGGCTATCTTCCCCTCCGACTTTACCCTGTTCATTTCCATTAACGTGCTGTGTCTCATCATCATCGGTGGGATCGGTAGTATTCCGGGTACCATCGTCGGCGCGCTCTTTCTGGTTGGTTTGCCGGAGGTGCTGCGGGAAGTGGACGAATTCCGAATTCTGGCCTATGGTTTTGGCTTGGTGATTATGATGATTGTTAAACCGGAAGGGCTGCTGCCTTCGGCCCGCCGCCGGATGGAATTACACGAACACGAGGCAGGGGGGATGGCCGGTACGCCAACCCCCATTTCAGAAGTTGGAGGTAAAGCATGA
- a CDS encoding ABC transporter ATP-binding protein → MTILEGKAVTKRFGGLVAVNKIDLVLEKGMIASIIGPNGAGKTTFFNCITGFYVPEEGEIIFDGTPLIGHRPDQITALGIGRTYQNIRLFNSMTALENILVGMHCRLKTGIPGAILRDPRTIAEEREAVKKGTELLRLVELRAQGDELARNLPYGAQRRLEIARALASDPKLLLLDEPTAGMNPSETTALTKFIDRIRTELGLTILLIEHDMRVVMSISDQVTVLDYGLKIAEGTPAEVQNNPRVIEAYLGRGGNGYGHA, encoded by the coding sequence ATGACAATCCTCGAAGGAAAAGCTGTAACCAAACGATTCGGGGGACTGGTGGCGGTCAATAAAATTGACCTGGTGCTGGAAAAAGGGATGATTGCCAGCATTATTGGCCCCAACGGGGCCGGTAAAACCACTTTCTTCAACTGTATCACCGGCTTCTACGTGCCCGAAGAAGGAGAAATCATCTTTGATGGTACGCCTCTCATTGGCCACCGCCCCGATCAAATTACTGCGCTGGGCATTGGCCGAACTTACCAGAATATTCGACTCTTCAACAGCATGACGGCTTTGGAGAATATCCTGGTTGGCATGCACTGTCGTCTCAAAACCGGTATTCCGGGCGCTATTTTGCGCGATCCACGGACCATCGCCGAGGAACGAGAGGCGGTCAAAAAGGGGACTGAACTGTTGAGGCTGGTTGAATTACGCGCCCAGGGTGATGAACTGGCCCGCAACCTGCCCTATGGCGCCCAACGCCGCCTGGAAATTGCTCGCGCCCTGGCCAGCGACCCCAAGCTGCTGCTGCTCGACGAACCGACCGCCGGGATGAACCCCAGCGAAACCACGGCTTTGACCAAATTCATTGACCGCATTCGCACCGAATTGGGGCTGACCATTTTGCTAATTGAGCACGACATGCGGGTAGTGATGAGTATCTCCGATCAGGTGACGGTGCTGGACTACGGCCTAAAAATTGCCGAAGGCACCCCTGCCGAGGTGCAAAACAATCCCCGGGTCATTGAAGCTTATCTTGGTCGCGGAGGTAATGGCTATGGCCATGCTTGA